A stretch of Monomorium pharaonis isolate MP-MQ-018 chromosome 7, ASM1337386v2, whole genome shotgun sequence DNA encodes these proteins:
- the LOC105831337 gene encoding uncharacterized protein LOC105831337 isoform X2, whose protein sequence is MAKDNARPAEESGAYEAERKTGDRSASRSRDQRGGPRVKDKLEEGRLPTPPPDPQCCPPVARDHRSAVTSARAGGPEDEEEDLAAYLGELGASPFEGHSFDYDTTPNSMTSATGGDATPHFTEEAFEHLDRLCALTEQILELRTRSSEHFRRVRNLERVKVQRNADRRLEIALANGEELHHDFLDEDTGFAESLLDAMLSNCRDVASSTPRRSERSSVMRSSASSSSSSRQRSRSLVPAEQNLGSRLVERTGEADKRDVRNASRNGGPKVSKWTRVKAAFRWERACTNDLADIAESDTPAITSSSPPTTTRYLRIPDATTAGSWSTGSALSPCTSEVSSPSTPIGRVSSASSSNDEVFDDSRKNIMNYPDRQSPFMKDDKKKDDSDRYGRLLDRDTSVTESADSIEFSSEANRVKPLIRIISDADATMHAAGGSGKEPEASPAKRPMPTLTITIPSNEEEMRSLSSPESMSPLPSSAQDSGGSSPQRPRVRPDVLSLKEFKRQYSTIEEAVTPTPKIQQQQDSKWNKVRRAFLTNSTFSVPPSPIRAAAAQSFANDDTRRARSCSESVEDLGKTVAGTNSNNNNDNNNGSYRREARRDYQALREKFGAEFQRKLIEWERLKGPQNAVRNGLPLNEERLAPEFRKKLQDWKRAKKGRRSSVAIEQQRVSRRRLTDWQLWRTSSKPESRCYGKNQSSIGSRGSCASIGSAGSFGSDGKQHLCEDFIKRMEAWRRMSEAACRGGERPKSPTTNRVAVSEIDETEFLALEKLLLLFGQRTRKELRESDARQLNDCFDGDSRFMAASRGVNCGNEVLIRTSVGSYRFEGISREFTRKLYDWEKYRGISPRSSTFRLLAPGYTPFKQDSNGATLAETSKSHAFHWTLKRSKSDGSVFEGSLRDESFTLRRSASLQSLTSADKLEDDTRMDVLPVSNNAQRIKDPEDTAVEDSEPEAMIVDIEDVIEETASPLTGVQPHQTPVYSVAASETTSIAVPLGTVTSSHEPSPVFLVKAEEDEVCERWNGGKHGPREAFSNENSPSPEYFPVSEDWCERATSLDEEDKPSWESTWRREDDGSAGWAERKRRSIPDSNDSVKSDRSVGWNRDIWDESGDETNRDSLGLELPSTPVCESNDARKQDSLESDNVGSTNFAKSLGTSSTASNAEELLDPPHTCKGLDETREEKLQDLADESSNNERTSEARGLQDDEDDERAKERREIILNADFCAYQLTSTVPLRERCDSEETLSKLSNLNSDDKDVSECRGFDSESEASAHYESCGSPELQTDADRHYEILTFKTDTCCDTADNRLYEPVDCQEIRGTSYDGRSINCARQVSSLSRLPETPRGLLSNSTVQTTPVTVSGSNEARRLERILINEETLNKVIVPTACAESGTKPAARTRNRFASVNLPDETAAVNNHTSKRIIRDHQVECAKKDGPSTRNVFVKTKRMIFGPFRRSEDRPSSRKQSDSSINGRPPRSSKSKSKSRSASPKSCRQDALLRVSLSLPWPLRSASKNGETPSESESRRGSGSKAEDATATQEKISPREESSVESKRLNRQPSNKESPPISEQLEKSKPTMLERNESARRVRDELKRNQTRDDDDDDDEHDQVKSSQVQFEGRRDPGRNRSQRREEVRREEMKFGNRKQEDEARRQDENHARYDAVPSDLMHKLRILSDAAAKREGRATESSAAITSLESRSSRIRRAKESFLSRRGGPFCRSTMELTDVNFEDPWRRTSTTRIDKSGSHEVVAATSNSEGARNCTKATTLRTVENEVASLVPGEEIKIDDQARREGDQAVDVADVRADSLVKSASAGMINVDPDAFDRLGTVDRGCESLPRAIAKRRDSTSSPLAKIVGKLKLSRLIRARNVDGGGGGGGGGSMSTITTLCRQSLLIDMRNDRGNRRGNDEEETGNGPEDDTDDDDYSDGSSKTIHE, encoded by the exons ATGGCGAAGGATAATGCCCGGCCGGCCGAGGAATCCGGTGCGTACGAGGCCGAGAGGAAGACCGGTGACAGGTCGGCGAGCCGGTCGCGAGATCAAAGAGGAGGCCCCAGGGTCAAGGACAAGCTCGAGGAGGGTCGGCTTCCGACCCCGCCCCCGGATCCTCAGTGTTGCCCGCCGGTCGCGCGGGATCATCGCTCGGCGGTGACGTCGGCCCGCGCCGGAGGACCGGAAGACGAGGAGGAGGATCTCGCGGCCTACCTCGGCGAGCTCGGCGCGTCGCCGTTCGAGGGCCACTCGTTCGACTACGACACCACCCCGAACTCTATGACCTCGGCGACGGGGGGCGACGCGACCCCGCACTTCACCGAGGAGGCGTTCGAGCACCTGGACCGGCTGTGCGCGCTGACGGAGCAGATCCTGGAGCTGCGTACGCGCAGCTCCGAGCACTTCCGGCGCGTGCGGAACCTGGAGCGCGTGAAGGTGCAGCGGAACGCCGACCGGCGGCTGGAGATCGCTCTGGCGAACGGCGAGGAGCTGCATCATGACTTCCTCGACGAGGACACCGGCTTCGCGGAGTCGTTGCTGGACGCGATGCTCTCCAACTGCCGGGACGTCGCGTCCTCGACGCCGAGGAGGAGCGAGCGTTCGAGCGTCATGCGATcgtcggcgtcgtcgtcgtcgtcgtcgagacAGCGAAGCCGATCGCTCGTGCCGGCCGAGCAGAATCTCGGCTCGCGTCTCGTCGAGCGAACGGGCGAGGCGGACAAGCGCGACGTCAGGAACGCGAGCCGCAACGGTGGCCCGAAGGTGAGCAAGTGGACCAGGGTGAAGGCGGCCTTCAGGTGGGAGCGCGCGTGCACCAACGATCTCGCGGACATCGCGGAATCGGACACGCCGGCGAtcacgtcgtcgtcgccgccgacgacgacgaggtaCCTGCGTATCCCGGACGCGACCACCGCCGGAAGCTGGAGCACCGGATCGGCGCTGTCGCCCTGCACCAGCGAAGTCTCCAGCCCGTCCACGCCGATCGGTAGAGTGTCGTCCGCGTCGTCGTCCAACGACGAGGTGTTTGACG ATTCGCGCAAAAATATCATGAACTATCCGGACCGACAATCACCTTTCATGAaggatgataaaaaaaaggacGATTCAGATCGGTATGGTCGATTGCTCGATCGCGACACTTCCGTCACGGAGAGTGCTGATTCCATAGAATTTTCTAGTGag GCAAACCGCGTTAAACCACTGATTCGCATTATATCGGACGCGGACGCGACAATGCACGCTGCAGGCGGAAGCGGGAAAGAGCCGGAAGCGTCGCCGGCGAAGAGACCGATGCCGACTCTGACGATCACGATACCGTCGAACGAGGAGGAAATGAGAAGTCTGTCATCCCCGGAATCGATGTCTCCTCTTCCGTCGAGCGCGCAGGATTCCGGCGGAAGCTCGCCGCAACGTCCCAGAGTGCGGCCGGACGTTTTGAGCCTGAAGGAATTCAAACGACAG TATTCGACGATCGAGGAAGCGGTAACGCCAACGCCAAAGATACAACAGCAGCAAGATTCGAAATGGAACAAGGTCAGGCGCGCCTTTCTGACAAACTCCACCTTCAGCGTTCCACCGAGCCCGATTAGAGCGGCCGCGGCGCAATCGTTCGCGAACGATG ATACGCGCCGAGCTCGCAGCTGTAGCGAAAGCGTCGAGGATCTCGGTAAAACCGTTGCAGGTACCAACAGTAATAACAACAACGACAACAACAACGGCAGCTATCGTCGGGAGGCACGCAGGGATTACCAGGCGCTGCGGGAGAAGTTCGGCGCCGAGTTTCAGCGGAAGCTGATCGAGTGGGAGCGACTGAAGGGCCCGCAGAACGCCGTACGGAACGGGCTGCCGTTGAACGAGGAGCGGCTCGCGCCCGAGTTCCGGAAGAAGCTGCAGGACTGGAAACGTGCGAAGAAGGGTCGCCGGTCCAGCGTGGCCATCGAGCAGCAGCGGGTCAGCCGCCGACGGTTGACCGACTGGCAGCTCTGGCGCACCTCCTCGAAGCCCGAGTCCAGGTGTTACGGC AAAAATCAGAGCTCGATCGGCTCGCGCGGCAGCTGCGCGAGCATCGGCAGCGCGGGCAGCTTCGGCAGCGACGGGAAGCAGCATCTCTGCGAGGATTTCATCAAGAGGATGGAGGCGTGGAGGAGGATGAGCGAGGCCGCGTGTCGAGGCGGCGAGAGACCGAAATCGCCGACGACTAATCGCGTCGCCGTGTCTGAGATCGACGAAACGGAGTTTCTCGCTCTGGAAAAGCTCCTTCTGCTGTTCGGCCAGAGGACCAGGAAGGAACTGCGAGAGAGTGACGCGAGGCAGCTGAACGATTGCTTCGATGGCGATTCGAG ATTCATGGCTGCATCTCGAGGCGTAAACTGCGGCAACGAAGTGTTGATTCGCACGTCCGTCGGCTCCTACCGTTTCGAGGGTATATCTCGAGAATTTACGAGGAAGCTGTACGACTGGGAGAAATACCGCGGGATATCGCCGAGGTCCTCCACGTTCCGCCTCTTGGCCCCGGGCTATACGCCATTCAAGCAAGACTCGAACGGAGCTACACTGGCAGAGACAA GCAAGAGTCACGCATTCCACTGGACCCTAAAGCGATCCAAGTCCGACGGCAGCGTCTTCGAAGGTAGCCTTCGTGACGAATCGTTCACCCTACGTCGCTCCGCGAGTCTCCAATCTCTCACCTCCGCAGACAAGCTTGAGGACGACACTCGGATGGACGTCTTACCGGTATCCA ATAATGCACAGAGGATCAAAGATCCCGAGGACACGGCGGTGGAAGACTCCGAGCCCGAGGCGATGATCGTCGACATCGAGGACGTTATCGAGGAGACCGCCAGCCCCTTGACGGGGGTGCAACCCCATCAGACGCCGGTGTACTCCGTCGCGGCCAGCGAGACCACCAGCATCGCCGTGCCTCTGGGCACAGTCACCTCGAGCCACGAGCCCTCGCCGGTGTTTTTGGTTAAAGCCGAGGAGGACGAAGTCTGCGAACGATGGAACGGCGGGAAGCACGGCCCAAGGGAAGCCTTCTCGAACGAGAACAGCCCGAGTCCGGAATATTTTCCGGTATCCGAGGACTGGTGCGAAAGAGCGACGTCTTTGGACGAGGAGGATAAGCCGAGCTGGGAGTCGACCTGGCGCAGGGAGGACGACGGCTCCGCGGGATGGGCCGAGAGAAAGCGACGCTCGATCCCGGATTCCAACGATTCTGTGAAGTCCGATCGCTCGGTCGGATGGAATCGTGACATCTGGGACGAGTCGGGCGACGAAACGAACAG AGATTCGCTGGGACTCGAATTGCCTTCTACACCTGTCTGCGAAAGTAACGATGCAAGGAAACAAGATTCTCTCG AAAGTGATAACGTCGGGTCTACGAACTTTGCGAAGAGTCTCGGAACCTCATCAACGGCTTCGAATGCGGAAGAACTTCTG GACCCACCGCACACGTGCAAGGGGTTGGACGAGACGCGTGAGGAGAAGCTCCAGGATCTCGCGGATGAATCATCGAACAACGAGCGCACGAGCGAGGCAAGGGGTCTCCAAgacgacgaagacgacgaGAGGGCCAAAGAACGGAGGGAGATAATTCTCAACGCGGATTTTTGCGCTTATCAATTAACAAGTACGGTACCATTGCGGGAACGCTGCGATTCCGAGGAAACCTTATCGaaattgtcaaatttaaattcag ATGATAAAGATGTGTCGGAGTGCCGCGGCTTTGACAGCGAAAGCGAGGCTTCGGCGCATTACGAGAGTTGCGGTTCGCCCGAGTTGCAGACCGACGCGGATCGGCACTACGAAATTCTCACGTTCAAAACCGACACGTGCTGCGACACGGCGGACAATCGCCTGTACGAGCCAGTCGATTGCCAGGAAATTCGCGGCACGTCCTACGACGGCAGAAGCATAAACTGCGCGAGGCAGGTTTCCTCGTTGTCGAGATTACCGGAAACTCCGAGAGGTCTCCTCAGCAATTCGACGGTGCAGACAACCCCTGTGACAGTCTCCGGTAGCAATGAAGCGCGCCGCTTGGAGAGAATTCTTATCAACGAGGAGACCCTGAACAAGGTAATCGTTCCCACGGCGTGCGCGGAAAGCGGCACGAAACCTGCGGCGAGAACTCGGAATCGTTTCGCAAGTGTTAATCTCCCTGATGAGACCGCGGCCGTCAACAACCACACGTCTAAACGAATAATTCGCGACCATCAGGTCGAGTGCGCTAAGAAGGACGGTCCTTCAACTAGAAACGTGTTCGTGAAGACGAAGCGCATGATCTTCGGCCCGTTCCGTCGCTCGGAAGACCGACCGTCCTCGAGAAAGCAGAGCGACAGCTCCATCAACGGTCGACCTCCACGTTCGTCGAAATCCAAGAGCAAGTCGAGATCGGCGTCGCCGAAATCGTGCCGGCAGGACGCTCTGTTGCGGGTATCGTTGTCGCTGCCGTGGCCCCTGCGCTCCGCGTCGAAGAACGGCGAGACACCCTCCGAAAGCGAATCCAGAAGAGGCTCAGGGAGCAAGGCGGAAGATGCGACAGCAACGCAGGAGAAAATCTCACCACGCGAAGAGAGCAGCGTGGAAAGTAAGAGACTAAACAGACAGCCAAGTAATAAAGAATCACCGCCAATCTCTGAGCAACTAGAGAAATCAAAGCCAACGATGCTCGAGCGGAATGAAAGCGCACGTCGAGTACGAGACGAGCTTAAACGCAATCAAACGCgagatgatgatgatgatgatgacgaaCACGACCAAGTCAAGAGTAGTCAGGTGCAATTTGAAGGGAGGCGTGACCCGGGGCGAAACCGCAGTCAGAGACGAGAGGAAGTCCGGCGAGAGGAGATGAAGTTCGGAAACCGGAAGCAGGAGGACGAGGCAAGGCGGCAAGACGAGAATCACGCGCGATACGACGCGGTACCGTCCGACCTGATGCACAAGCTCAGGATACTCTCGGACGCCGCGGCGAAGAGGGAAGGTCGAGCGACAGAATCCTCCGCGGCGATCACCAGTTTGGAGTCGCGCTCCTCCAGGATACGGCGCGCCAAGGAGAGCTTCCTGTCGCGGCGGGGCGGTCCCTTCTGCCGCTCGACGATGGAACTGACGGACGTCAATTTCGAAGATCCCTGGAGACGAACGTCAACAACTCGGATAGACAAATCGGGTTCGCACGAGGTCGTAGCGGCCACTTCGAATTCGGAAGGCGCGAGAAATTGTACGAAAGCGACGACGTTGAGAACCGTGGAAAACGAAGTCGCGTCCCTTGTCCCAGGCGAGGAGATCAAGATCGACGATCAGGCTCGCCGGGAAGGAGATCAGGCGGTCGACGTTGCCGACGTTCGAGCGGATTCCCTGGTGAAGTCGGCGAGCGCCGGCATGATCAACGTGGATCCCGACGCGTTCGATCGGCTGGGCACGGTCGATCGCGGGTGCGAGTCTCTGCCGAGGGCGATTGCGAAGCGCCGCGACTCCACCTCGAGCCCGCTGGCGAAGATCGTCGGCAAACTGAAGCTTTCGCGGTTGATCCGCGCCCGgaacgtcgacggcggcggcggcggcggcggcggcggcagcatGAGCACGATCACGACGTTGTGCAGGCAGAGTCTGTTGATCGATATGCGAAACGATCGCGGAAATCGACGAGGTAACGATGAAGAGGAGACTGGGAATGGTCCGGAGGATGATACCGATGACGACGATTATTCGGATGGATCTTCAAAAACGATTCACGAATGA